The genomic window CCGACCATCCGCACGTGGTGCGGCTCGAGTCCCGTCCGGCGAACCAGGAGGGCGCGGGCCGGGTCACGCTGCGGGACCTGGTGCGCCAGGCGCTGCGGATGCGCCCCGACCGGCTGGTGGTGGGCGAGGTCCGAGGAGCCGAAGTCACCGACCTGCTGGCGGCGTTGAACACCGGCCATGACGGCGGCTGCGGCACCGTCCACGCGAACACGGCCGCCGACGTCCCCGCCCGGCTGGAAGCCCTGGGCACGGCGGCAGGGCTGGACCGGGTCGCACTGCACAGCCAGTTGGCAGCCGCGCTGTCGGTGGTGATCCATCTCGTGCGGGACCGGGACGGGCGCCGCCGGATCGCCGAGGTCCATGTGCTGGAGCGTGACGCGGCGGGGCTGGTGCTGACCGTTCCCGCGCTGCGGTGGGGCGCGGCGGGCTTCGCCCGGGAGCGGGGCTGGGAGCGGCTGCGGTCGCTGATCGGGGGTGTGTGGTGACGACGATGGCCATGTGTGCGGCGGTGTGCGCGGGGGCCGCAGCGCTGCTGACGGCCGGCGGCGACCAGGGGATGCGGCGGGCCGGGCTGGTGCTCGCGGGCGGCGGCACGGTGCGGCCGGCCACCGGTTGGGACCCGGAGCGGTGGCTGCGGGCCGTGCGGCGGTTGCGGCGGGAGTGGCTGTGTCTGCCGGTCGGACTGCTGCTCGCGGTGGTCGGGGAGTCGGTTCTGCCGCTGGTGTTGGGCCTGGTTGCCGTGCCGTGGGTGCGACGGCGGCTCCGTGCCCGGGAGCGAGGGCGCGACAGGGAGCGCAGGGCCGATGCGGTGGTCGCGCTGTGCGGGGGCATCGCAGGCGAGCTGCGGGCGGGACGTCAGCCCGGTCAGGCGCTGCTGACGGCAGGGCGTGCCACGGGGGCGCTCGGAGGGGCGGAGGCCGCGGTGCTGGCGGCCGCCAGGTTCGGCGGAGATGTGCCCGCGGAGCTGCGCCGGGCGGCTCGTGAGCCGGGCGGGGAAGGTCTGGCCGGGCTTGCGGCGTGCTGGCTGGTGTCGGTGGACGGCGGGGCGGGGCTGGCCTCCGGCCTGGACCGGCTGGAGGCGGCGCTCCGGGCCGAGCAGGACCAACGAGATGGACTGCGGGCGCAGTTGG from Streptomyces formicae includes these protein-coding regions:
- a CDS encoding type II secretion system F family protein, with the protein product MCAAVCAGAAALLTAGGDQGMRRAGLVLAGGGTVRPATGWDPERWLRAVRRLRREWLCLPVGLLLAVVGESVLPLVLGLVAVPWVRRRLRARERGRDRERRADAVVALCGGIAGELRAGRQPGQALLTAGRATGALGGAEAAVLAAARFGGDVPAELRRAAREPGGEGLAGLAACWLVSVDGGAGLASGLDRLEAALRAEQDQRDGLRAQLAGAWSTVVVLALLPVVGLALGWALGADPLRVLLHTPVGVGCLLTGGLLEAAGVCWAARIVRAGERA